A window of Nitrospirota bacterium genomic DNA:
CAGGTGGGAGTGGTGCCTGATGGGCACTAGAGCCTGTCCATGAATGGTCATCTGCGGCGTTGCCGCTCTTTTGGTTCCACGGCCGCCTCACCGTCTCGGCGGCGCTCGTGGCTTGGCGCCACTTCTTCGTGGCGCCACTCGCCTCACGTACGAATACAGTACGCTGCGCTCCGGTGCTCGCGGCGCCTGGCATCTGACGCATTCCTGAACAGGCTCCAACCCCAGAACGGTTGGAGAGACGCTTAACGCATGGCTACCGTAGTGGCCATCAATATTTCCCCTGGCGGAATCCCCAAGCTGCCGATCTCGGTCGCCAACGTGACGTTGGACGGCATCTTGGGAGACGGGCGAGCGCATGCCAAACACGTTAAGCCCGACCGCGCGATTTCGCTGCTCGAAGAGCACGTGATCGACCAGATCCGACGCGAGGGGTATGCGGTGGAGCCGGGCGCGATGGGGGAGAACCTCACGGTGCGCGGGCTCGATCTCCTGGCACTGACTCCAGGGACGCGGCTGCAATTCTCCGGCGGGGTCGAGATCGAACTCGTTGAGCCTCGCAAGCCGTGTTTTGTGCTCGACGCGATCCACCCGGATTTGAAGAACGCCGTACAGGGTCGGTTCGGCTACATGGCTCGGGTAGTGACTGAAGGCGCGTTGCAGGTCGGCGAGTCGTTCAGCGTCCTTCCCCAGGTGATCGGCGCCATTTTGGCGGGTGGCTACAGTCGTCGTATGGGGCGTCCCAAGGAAGGGGTGGTGCTGTGGGACGGGCGCCCGATGATCGAACACGTGCTCGACGCAATGCGGACGATCTGCCGTCGGGTGGTCATCGTGGGCGCGTGCCGAGGGTGGACCCCCGAGCCGCCCATCATTCGCCTGGACGACCGGCAATCTGGTTTGGGGCCGTTGGGTGGAATCGAAACGTTGTTGTCGAGCGGACTGGCGAGCCGCTACCTCGTGGTGGGCTGCGACCAACCGCTGGTGACTCCGCCGATGCTCCGGCTGCTGCTGGACCCCCTGAATCCCGGCATCCCTTGTTTTCTGCGCGCGGAGGATGGATCAGAGCTCGACCCATTTCCGGGATACTTTCCCGCGACGTGGCTGCCGGTTGCGAGGGCTGCCTTACAGCAGGGCCGTCGTGCGATTCGCGACGTGGTGCGAAGCGATCGCTCGGGGTGGGCGGTGCTTCCCGAGGCGCTGCGACGTGGGGTCGAGAGCTTGAATACTCCCGACGAGGTCGTGCGCGCGACCTCGGTGCGCTGAGTCCGACCGAGCCATTCTCGACCATGCCGACAAAATTGTCGATCGAGGCTTCACAGAAGTGTTCGACAAATATGTCGAGACCGCGCTGGGTCGAGCCAAAGCGAAGCTAACCGTTGGTTTCACGCCGGCGTCAACCTGCTTGCTGATGGTACGCGGTTTGCTCTCTTGAGTGGTATTCAATCGACCACACGCCACCTCGACAGGCCGGCGCCGTATCCCGTGGTCGTCACTGGGAAGGTGGGAACCCGTCCGGATGGCATGGACTAGCGATCTCAAAGACACGATAGCGGCGAGTACGGAGTCTCGGCGCGACCGCGCGATCGATCCCTGGTCCGCACAAAGGAGGCCGTCGGCTTGACCCTGCGCGTGGTCGTCGTGGGCAACGGCATGGCCGGCGTCGCCGCCGTCGAAGCGATGGTGACCCGGCCCGATCCCCCCCAGGTGACGGTGTTCGGCGCGGAGCCCTACGTCAACTACAACCGAATCTTGCTCTCGGACGTGCTCGCAGCCGCCAAATCCGTGCAAGACACGATTCTCAATCCACGGGAGTGGTACGACCAACACGGGATCGACCTGCGCACCGGAACGCGTATCGCCGCGTTGGATCTCTCGAATCGAGCGGTGGTCACACACGAGGGCGCGCGTGCGGAGTACGACCGGTTGCTGTTGGCGACCGGCAGCACCCCGTTCCTCCCCAAGATCGCCGGGTTAGGTAAGCGCGGCGTGTTTACCTTCCGCAATATCGACGACACCGAGGGGATGATTCAGTGGGCCGCCACCCACCGGCGCGCAGTGGTGGTGGGCGGCGGGTTATTGGGCCTTGAAGCCGCGCGCGGGCTGATCAATCGCGGGATGCAGGTTACGGTGGTGCACCTGGCCGCGCATTTGATGGAGCAACAACTCGATGCCGGGGCCGGAGACCTGTTACGTCGTCGGATCGAAAAGTTGGGCATCGCGGTGAAGCGGTCGTGCACCGTGGAGGAGATCCTCGGGGACGACGCGGTGGCGGCCGTGCGGTTGTCCACGGGCGAAGTGATCGAGACCGAATTGGTGCTGGTGACCGCGGGCATTCGTCCCAACGTGCAACTCGCGCGCGAGGCCGGGCTGGCCGTGAACCGCGGCGTGTTGGTTGATGACACCATGACGACGTCGGCCGATGGCGTCTACGCAGTGGGCGAGTGCGTTGAACACCGCGGACAGACCTACGGATTGGTGGCGCCGCTCCTCGATCAGGCCAAAGTGGCGGCCGACGCGATCGCGGGCGACGGGCGGTTGCGGTACGCGGGATCGATCACGCAGGCCACGCTCAAAGTGGCCGGTATTCAACTCACGTCGATGGGCCAGGTGATCGAGCAGTCCGACGCGGACGAGGTGCTGCTCTCGTGCGACACCGGTGCGGAGACCTATAAGAAGATCGTGGTTCGGGAGAATCGGATCGTGGGCGCTATCTTCCTGGGCGATTCGTCGGGTAGTCGATCGGTTCGCGAGAAGATGACGGCCGGCGCCGATATTTCCGGAGAACGAGCGACCCTGCTGGTGGGTGGGGACGGGGTGGCCACCAGTGCGGCCGACCTGCCGGAGAGCGCGACGATTTGCAATTGCAACAGCGTGACAAAGGGCGAGATCACATCCGCGATCTTGGAAAAGGGGTGTACCTCGCGCCAACAGATCGCGGAGTGCACGCGCGCCACCACCGGGTGTGGGACCTGTGCCGGATTGGTCGATGAACTGCTCATGATCCTGGCGCCGCCCGCGTCCGGAGCCGCGGGTGTGGTCAAGCCTCTGAACAAGATCGAACAACTCAAGAAGGCCAAGCCCGGTCTGGACGTGCTCCCCGATCTCTACCGCTACGCCAAGGAAGGGTGGGAGGCGATCACGGAAGACGACGTGCAGCGGCTCAAGTGGTACGGCATGTTCCTGCGGACCCCCACGCCCGGGCACTTCATGCTCCGCGTGCGCGTGACCAACGGTATGGCCACGGCCGCGCAATTCCGTGAATTCGCCAGGATCGCTCGCGAGTTCGGCCGCGGGTTCGCGGAGTTGACCACCCGGCAGCAGGTCCAGTTACGGTGGATGACCGTTGACCAGATCCCCACGATTTTGGACTTGCTCAACGCGGCGGGGCTGACCACCATGCAAACCGGGATGGACAACGTCCGCAACGTCATGGGCTGTTCGGTCACGGGCCTGGCGCCGACCGAGACGATCGACACCGCGTGGATCACGCGGGCCCTGACCGATCGCTTCGTCAACAACCGGGAGTTCACGGATCTGCCCCGCAAGTTCAACATCGTCATCACGGGTTGTCGAGAGAACTGCACGCACTCCGAGTCTCAAGACATCGCGATGACCCCGGCGTCCCGCACCATGGACGGTGAACCCGTCATGGGATTCAACGTGGCAGTGGGCGGCAAGCAGGGCTCGGGCGGGTTCACCCCGGCGACGCCCCTGGATCTGTTTATTCGTCCCGAAGAGGCCGTGGATGTGGCGAGCGCCATTATCTTGACGTTTCGCGATCATGGCTCGCGCGAGGCCCGCAACAAATCGCGTCTCGCGTTTCTGGTCCACGATTGGGGAGCCAAACGGTTCCGGTCCGAGATCGAGCAGCGGCTGGGCCGGCCGCTCCTTCGGGCCGGGACCGATGAGCGCAATCCCAGAAAGAAGAACACCCACATCGGGGTATTCCGCCAGAAACAGCCCGGCCTCAACTACGTCGGCCTGGCGGTCCCGATCGGGCGCCTGACCGCGGAGCAGCTCGATGAGCTGGCCCGGCTCGCGGAGGCCTACGGCACCGGAGAACTCCGCATCACGCCGGAGCAGAACGTGGTCCTCGTCAACGTGCCGGACCGTCGGCTTGGCACCTTGTTGTCGGACGAACCGTTGCTCAAGGACGTGCCGTACAACCCGTCCGAGATCATGCGGGGCCTGGTGGCCTGCCCTGGTACCGACTTCTGCGGTCTCGCGTTGATCGAAACCAAGGCGCGGGCCCTGGCGATCGCACGGTCGTTGGAACAAACACTCTCGCTCAACAGACCCGTGTCCATCCACTGGTCCGGGTGCCCATCCGGGTGCGGCAACCATCTGATGGCGGATATCGGATTGTTGGGTAAACGCGCCAAGATCAACGGCCAAATCGTGGACGCGGTGGATATCTTCGTCGGCGGCCGATCAGGGCCGCGGACCGAGCCCGGCACCAAGATCATGGAGGACGTCCCCTGCGATGCGTTGGAGCCCGTGCTGGCGGGGCTCGCGCGCCACGTGGTCCGGGATAAGACCGTCGAGGTGCTGCACGGCGACGGGAGCGAGCGCGAAACGGACGGAGCGTCATGAGCGGCAACACAGCGAGAAAGGAGAAGGAGACCGCCGCGACGTCGATGCGCGAGGCGGTCTCCCAATTGGAACGGGAGTTGATTCTGCGGTCACTCGAGGCGGCGAACGGCAGCCAGTCCGAGGCGGCCAGGCGGTTGGGAGTCAGCGAGCGTGTGCTGCGCTATAAGATGAAAAAGTATCGGATTATCCGTTCGACAAAAGTGTCTTTCGTAGACAAAAATGTTTGACCTTGTTGTCGGACCCTGACGATCGGGCATCCCGGCTCTCGTACCAGCGCACGAATATCTCAATCTTTCTTTGGGGATGCCGCCCCCGTCGCACCCGCCGGGTGGGTTGGCCTCGTGCTTGCAATCAGTCCCGGATCATCCGGGAATTATTCACCAGCTCCCACGGGAGCTCACGGAGGAGGGCGGAATGCAGGTCGTGACGAACGACGCAAGGAAGGTGAAAGTCAGGAAGTGGACCGCAGGGGTGGCGATGGCCGTGCTGGCGTTTGGCGCACCCACGTACGCCGGCGCGGAAGAAGGCATGATGGAGGGTCTCAAAGGCGTGACAGTCACCGGGTACGTTGAGGCGCAGTACAACTACAACTTTAACGACCCCATTGACCAGACCAACGCGTTTCGCGCTTTTGACTATCAGGCCAACAGCTTCACGTTCAATATGGCGGAGTTGGCGTTCACGAAAGCTGCGGGAGATACGCCTGGGTTCGGCTTGGTCCTGAACTACGGGCAGGACGCACAACTCACCTCGTCAGCAGGGTCAATGGTCAGTTCGTCAGCGTCGACTACGACCGTGACCGACTCAACAGGAGCTCTGATCTCTGACGGTTCAGGCGGGTTTGTGCAAGCCACTACCGAGACAGAAACGAGCACGGCGGACGACTTCGATATTCAGCAGGCCTTTATTACGGAGAAGATGTTAGGCGGAGGCCTCGAGCTGAAATTCGGCAAGTTCGCGACGCTCGCTGGAGCCGAAGTCATCGAAGGACCGCTCAACTTCAACATCAGCAGGTCGTACCTTTTCTTCTACGCAATTCCTTTCACCCACACAGGTCTGCGAGGATCCTTCGCTACGCCGGTTGAGGGGCTATCCGTCACCGCTGGCGTCAACAACGGATGGGACGTCGTCAACGACGGCGACAAGGGCAAGACAGGGGAACTACAGGTCGCGTTCGCGCCGATGGACATGCTCTCGCTGGGGTTGACGGGATACTACGGCCCCGAGGCCTCTTTCACGGGCACGGATGCTCGCTCGGTCGTGGACCTGTTGGCCACGATCAAACCCATGGGCGGTTTGACCGTCGTGTTCAACTACGACCGTGGCACGCAGGAGGACGCGAGCGCGGCGGGGAGTGCGCTCTGGCAGGGCTACGCGGTCTACGTGAACTTGCCGGTCGGTGAGAAGCACGCGGTCACGCTTCGTGGTGAAGTCTTCGATGATCAGGACGGCTTCAGGACCGGGGTTACCCAGACGCTGCGGGAAGTGACACTGACCGGGGCCTGCAAGATGAAGGAGAACCTTGAGTGGCGACTGGAGCTGCGTCACGACGAGTCCAATCAGGACGTGTTTGTGGATGATCAGGGTGCCGCGGAGGATGCACAGAACACCATCGCGGTCGCCGCGTACTACACATTTTAACGATCCAGTAGGAAGGAGCAGTCTATGGGCAGCGACGGTGTCAAGAAGCGAGTCACGATCCTGTTGGCCGTGGCGGTCCTCTTCCTGGCCATCCCCTTCATGGGGATGGCCCAGGAGGCGGCCACGGAAGCGGCTCCAGAAGCAGCCGCGGAAGCGCCCGCCGAGCCGGCCGCAGAGGCCCCGGCGGCCGAAGCCGCGCCACCGGCACCCACGGTGGACACCGGAGATACCGCGTGGGTGTTGACCTCCACGGCGCTGGTGCTGCTCATGACTGCGCCCGGCTTGGCCCTCTTCTATGGGGGGATGGTACGGAAAAAGAACGCCTTGGGCACGATCATGCACAGCTTCATCATCCTCTGCGTGGTCAGCGTGATTTGGGTACTCTGGGGCTACACGCTGGCGTTTGGCCCGGATAAAGGCGGCTGGATCGGGGGGCTCGATTGGTTGGGATTGAACGGCGTGGGGGGTGACCCTAATACCGACTACGCGGGGACGATTCCACACCAGGCGTTCATGATCTTTCAGATGATGTTCGCGGTCATCACCCCGGCCCTCATCACGGGTGCATTCGCGGAGCGCATGAAGTTCTCGGCGCTGCTGCTGTTTGTGGTTTTGTGGTCCACGCTGGTCTACTCGCCGCTCGCCCATTGGGTCTGGGCCGTGGGCGGGTGGGTTCGCAACATGGGCGCTCTGGATTTTGCGGGCGGCACCGTGGTGCACATCAGCTCCGGAGTGGCGGCCTTGGCCGCCGCGATCGCCATCGGTCGTCGTCGTGGGTACGGATCCGAGGCCTTCACGCCGCACAGCCTGCCGTTGACGGTGCTGGGCGCTTCGTTGCTGTGGTTCGGGTGGTTCGGGTTCAACGCGGGCAGCGCGGTCGCCTCGGGCGCGTTGGCCACCAGCGCCTTCGTGGTGACCAATACCGCCACGGCCGCCGCGGCACTGACCTGGATGTTCGTGGAATGGGCCTACCGCGGCAAACCCACGGTGTTGGGCGCGGCCAGCGGCGCGGTGGCGGGGCTGGTGGCGATCACACCAGCCTCGGGCTTCGTGGGACCGATTTCCTCGATCTGGATCGGCATCGGCGCCGGCGTGTTGTGCTACTTCGCGTGTATCTTCAAGAGCAAACTCGGTTACGATGACGCGCTGGACGTGGTGGGCGTGCACGGCATCGGCGGGACCTGGGGCGCCCTCGCCACGGGGCTGTTTGCCTCCAAAGCGATCAACTCCGCGGGAGCCGATGGGCTCTTTTTCGGCAACCCGGGTCAGCTGATTACGCAGATCAAAGCGGTGCTGATCACGTGGATCTTTGTGTTCATCGCGAGCTTCATCATTCTGAAGATCGTCGATGCGATCGTGGGCTTGCGAGTCAGCGACGAAGAGGAGAAGATGGGGCTTGATCTTGGGCAGCACCACGAGAGCGCCTACAACTAGCCGAAAGCCGAGGGGATGAGCATGAAGAAGATCGAGGCGATCATCAAACCGTTCAAGTTGGACGAAGTCAAAGAAGCGTTGACGGATCTGGGTGTGCAGGGCATGACGGTGACCGAGGTCAAGGGCTTCGGGCGCCAGAAGGGGCACAAAGAAGTCTATCGCGGCGCCGAGTACGTGGTGGAGTTCGTGCCCAAGGTCAAAATCGAAATCGTGGTCAGCGACGCGATGTCGCAGCGCGCAGTGGAAACCATCGTACGCGCGGCCAAAACCGGGACGATCGGCGATGGTAAGATTTTCGTCACGCCGCTCGGAGAAGCGGTCCGTATCCGCACCGGAGAAACCGGGGAAGGCGCGCTGTAACGGGCAATCGACCACCGAGCAAACACGAAGGGTCGGCGTGTGCCGACCCTTCGTGTTTCAGGACGCTGAACGATTCGGCCCGACCGCGCCCGCACGAGGTCCGGCCGTCATCCCTCCGCAAACTCCGGCCAAATGTTTTACAATCGCCCGCGTCTCCACGCGGACACGGGAGGAACGATCATGCCTGAGACCACGCTCGCCGATGTAGGACAACTGCTGTTCGACACCGCGTTGACCATGACCCAATCCAGCATCCGAATTCTGATGGCCCTGGGGGCCGGTTTGGTCGCATTGCGTCTGTTGCGCTTTGCGGTTCAGCGTCTCGAGATCGTGCTGATCAAAGCCAAAGAATCCACCGAGATGGTTCCGGGTTCCACCAGGAAACGGGTCGCGACCCTGACGGGAATCTTGTCGACGATCGGCCGCTTCGCGATCTGGACCCTGGTGGTGCTGATCTGCCTGGATCAGGTCGGGGTGAATGTGACCCCGATTCTGGCGGGAGCCGGGGTGGCGGGCTTGGCGTTGGGCTTCGGTGCGCAGAACCTGGTCCGCGACGTGATCAGCGGATTTTTCATGATCTTGGAAGACCAGGTTCGCATCGGCGATGTCGCCATCATCAACGGGACCGGCGGGCTCGTGGAGGCCATCACCTTTCGCACCATCATCCTTCGCGACCTGGCCGGCGTGGTCCATGTTTTCCCCAACGGCTCCGTGAATACGTTGTCGAACATGACCAAGGTTTGGTCCGCGTACGTGATCGATGTGGGGGTGGCGTATAAGGAAGACACGGACCGGGTGGTGGAGGTGATGCGCGACGTGGCGGAATCGATGAGGCAAGACCAGGCCTTTGCGGCGAAGATCTTGGAGCCCATCGAAATCTTCGGCGTGGATAATTTCGGCGAATCGGAGGTGACGATCAAGGCGCGGCTGAAGACGTTGCCGATCGAGCAGTGGAATGTGGGCCGGGAGTATCGCCGGCGGCTCAAGAAGGCGTTCGACGCCCAAGGGATCGAGATTCCCTTTCCGCACCGATCCCTCTATATGGGAGACGCGTCAAAGCCCTTTGAGATCCTCCTCAAACAGGCCTAGCCCGGGTTATCTATGGGTGATCGTCGCCAACGGGAGATGGCCCGTGGTTTGCCTGTTGACTTGGGGCCTCGCTGCGAGTGTTGTCGCATATGCCGCTGACGCGATGTTCAGCGTTGCTCACGGGCCGTTTGTCTTCCGTTTTGCCGAATCCGATCGACCATTGGTACGCGCTCTCGAACCGCTGGCGGATCGGGCCTGGCAGCGGGTTGCCGCGGATCTAGGCCTCACGCCTCCCGGCCCCATAACAATCGTTTTGGCGCCTGACAACGAGGCGTTCAACCAATTCCAACCTCCCGACAGGCCGCTGCCCGATTGGGCCGTGGGTGTGGCGTATCCCGGCGCCATGACCATGGTCATTCGCTCCTATCACGTTCCCGGCTCACCGCGGCAGGATGTGGGTTCGATTCTCATTCACGAACTCACGCACCTGATGCTCGGCGTACGGTTCGGCGAGCACTCGGTACCGTTTTGGTTGCACGAGGGCCTTGCCATGCATGAGGCTGGTGAATGGCATGCGGGGCAAGAATGGGATCTGATCCGGGCCGTGCTGGCGAATCGCGTTCCGCCGCTCGACGCGTTGACCGGGGTGGGAAGAAACAAAGCCGAGGCGAGAACGGCCTACGCGCTCAGCCAGGCGCTCGTGGGGCATATCATCGCCACGTACGGCCGGGAGGCGTTCGGCGCGTTCGTGGGGCAACTCGCCGAGGGCCGATCATTCGGAGACTCGCTCGTCAGCGCACTCCGCGTCACGCCGGAGCGTTTCGAGGAGAAGTGGCGGGCTCACCTCGATCGCCGCTACACGTGGATCCCCTTGATCACGAGTTCCACCGCTCTGTGGGTTCTCATGATGGCCGTGGCGTTCGTGGCCTACGCCGTGAAGAAAAGGCGGAACCGGAAAATCGCCGCGGCGTGGGCCGAGGAAGAGCGGGAGAACGGACAGTCTGTAGAGACCCCTGGAAAATATTCCTAGCCGGGGTCCCCCCTGGCCGTTCGACCACCCGGCAGGTGGTCAGTATCGCTGGTTCGATACGCGTCGAACGCCCGGTGATGACCATCCATTTCCAGGATGACTTTCTTGCCCGTCGAAACACCGTTCAGTTTCGTAGCCACC
This region includes:
- a CDS encoding mechanosensitive ion channel family protein; amino-acid sequence: MPETTLADVGQLLFDTALTMTQSSIRILMALGAGLVALRLLRFAVQRLEIVLIKAKESTEMVPGSTRKRVATLTGILSTIGRFAIWTLVVLICLDQVGVNVTPILAGAGVAGLALGFGAQNLVRDVISGFFMILEDQVRIGDVAIINGTGGLVEAITFRTIILRDLAGVVHVFPNGSVNTLSNMTKVWSAYVIDVGVAYKEDTDRVVEVMRDVAESMRQDQAFAAKILEPIEIFGVDNFGESEVTIKARLKTLPIEQWNVGREYRRRLKKAFDAQGIEIPFPHRSLYMGDASKPFEILLKQA
- a CDS encoding ammonium transporter, producing the protein MGSDGVKKRVTILLAVAVLFLAIPFMGMAQEAATEAAPEAAAEAPAEPAAEAPAAEAAPPAPTVDTGDTAWVLTSTALVLLMTAPGLALFYGGMVRKKNALGTIMHSFIILCVVSVIWVLWGYTLAFGPDKGGWIGGLDWLGLNGVGGDPNTDYAGTIPHQAFMIFQMMFAVITPALITGAFAERMKFSALLLFVVLWSTLVYSPLAHWVWAVGGWVRNMGALDFAGGTVVHISSGVAALAAAIAIGRRRGYGSEAFTPHSLPLTVLGASLLWFGWFGFNAGSAVASGALATSAFVVTNTATAAAALTWMFVEWAYRGKPTVLGAASGAVAGLVAITPASGFVGPISSIWIGIGAGVLCYFACIFKSKLGYDDALDVVGVHGIGGTWGALATGLFASKAINSAGADGLFFGNPGQLITQIKAVLITWIFVFIASFIILKIVDAIVGLRVSDEEEKMGLDLGQHHESAYN
- a CDS encoding outer membrane beta-barrel protein, whose protein sequence is MQVVTNDARKVKVRKWTAGVAMAVLAFGAPTYAGAEEGMMEGLKGVTVTGYVEAQYNYNFNDPIDQTNAFRAFDYQANSFTFNMAELAFTKAAGDTPGFGLVLNYGQDAQLTSSAGSMVSSSASTTTVTDSTGALISDGSGGFVQATTETETSTADDFDIQQAFITEKMLGGGLELKFGKFATLAGAEVIEGPLNFNISRSYLFFYAIPFTHTGLRGSFATPVEGLSVTAGVNNGWDVVNDGDKGKTGELQVAFAPMDMLSLGLTGYYGPEASFTGTDARSVVDLLATIKPMGGLTVVFNYDRGTQEDASAAGSALWQGYAVYVNLPVGEKHAVTLRGEVFDDQDGFRTGVTQTLREVTLTGACKMKENLEWRLELRHDESNQDVFVDDQGAAEDAQNTIAVAAYYTF
- a CDS encoding peptidase MA family metallohydrolase; amino-acid sequence: MFSVAHGPFVFRFAESDRPLVRALEPLADRAWQRVAADLGLTPPGPITIVLAPDNEAFNQFQPPDRPLPDWAVGVAYPGAMTMVIRSYHVPGSPRQDVGSILIHELTHLMLGVRFGEHSVPFWLHEGLAMHEAGEWHAGQEWDLIRAVLANRVPPLDALTGVGRNKAEARTAYALSQALVGHIIATYGREAFGAFVGQLAEGRSFGDSLVSALRVTPERFEEKWRAHLDRRYTWIPLITSSTALWVLMMAVAFVAYAVKKRRNRKIAAAWAEEERENGQSVETPGKYS
- a CDS encoding FAD-dependent oxidoreductase → MTLRVVVVGNGMAGVAAVEAMVTRPDPPQVTVFGAEPYVNYNRILLSDVLAAAKSVQDTILNPREWYDQHGIDLRTGTRIAALDLSNRAVVTHEGARAEYDRLLLATGSTPFLPKIAGLGKRGVFTFRNIDDTEGMIQWAATHRRAVVVGGGLLGLEAARGLINRGMQVTVVHLAAHLMEQQLDAGAGDLLRRRIEKLGIAVKRSCTVEEILGDDAVAAVRLSTGEVIETELVLVTAGIRPNVQLAREAGLAVNRGVLVDDTMTTSADGVYAVGECVEHRGQTYGLVAPLLDQAKVAADAIAGDGRLRYAGSITQATLKVAGIQLTSMGQVIEQSDADEVLLSCDTGAETYKKIVVRENRIVGAIFLGDSSGSRSVREKMTAGADISGERATLLVGGDGVATSAADLPESATICNCNSVTKGEITSAILEKGCTSRQQIAECTRATTGCGTCAGLVDELLMILAPPASGAAGVVKPLNKIEQLKKAKPGLDVLPDLYRYAKEGWEAITEDDVQRLKWYGMFLRTPTPGHFMLRVRVTNGMATAAQFREFARIAREFGRGFAELTTRQQVQLRWMTVDQIPTILDLLNAAGLTTMQTGMDNVRNVMGCSVTGLAPTETIDTAWITRALTDRFVNNREFTDLPRKFNIVITGCRENCTHSESQDIAMTPASRTMDGEPVMGFNVAVGGKQGSGGFTPATPLDLFIRPEEAVDVASAIILTFRDHGSREARNKSRLAFLVHDWGAKRFRSEIEQRLGRPLLRAGTDERNPRKKNTHIGVFRQKQPGLNYVGLAVPIGRLTAEQLDELARLAEAYGTGELRITPEQNVVLVNVPDRRLGTLLSDEPLLKDVPYNPSEIMRGLVACPGTDFCGLALIETKARALAIARSLEQTLSLNRPVSIHWSGCPSGCGNHLMADIGLLGKRAKINGQIVDAVDIFVGGRSGPRTEPGTKIMEDVPCDALEPVLAGLARHVVRDKTVEVLHGDGSERETDGAS
- a CDS encoding NTP transferase domain-containing protein, with protein sequence MATVVAINISPGGIPKLPISVANVTLDGILGDGRAHAKHVKPDRAISLLEEHVIDQIRREGYAVEPGAMGENLTVRGLDLLALTPGTRLQFSGGVEIELVEPRKPCFVLDAIHPDLKNAVQGRFGYMARVVTEGALQVGESFSVLPQVIGAILAGGYSRRMGRPKEGVVLWDGRPMIEHVLDAMRTICRRVVIVGACRGWTPEPPIIRLDDRQSGLGPLGGIETLLSSGLASRYLVVGCDQPLVTPPMLRLLLDPLNPGIPCFLRAEDGSELDPFPGYFPATWLPVARAALQQGRRAIRDVVRSDRSGWAVLPEALRRGVESLNTPDEVVRATSVR
- a CDS encoding P-II family nitrogen regulator, with the protein product MKKIEAIIKPFKLDEVKEALTDLGVQGMTVTEVKGFGRQKGHKEVYRGAEYVVEFVPKVKIEIVVSDAMSQRAVETIVRAAKTGTIGDGKIFVTPLGEAVRIRTGETGEGAL
- a CDS encoding helix-turn-helix domain-containing protein, whose protein sequence is MSGNTARKEKETAATSMREAVSQLERELILRSLEAANGSQSEAARRLGVSERVLRYKMKKYRIIRSTKVSFVDKNV